One window of Microbacterium sediminis genomic DNA carries:
- a CDS encoding phage holin family protein — MGFLIRSIVNGFGIWVLTLIPFLQITVTPFAPGGDLQLVLTLALLGALFGLVNTVIGTIIKIVAFPLFILTLGLISLLLNGVLLLITAWITSSWGWGLGVGDFWPAVLAGILLSIINWLFGIILRPQTKKSR; from the coding sequence ATGGGCTTCCTCATCCGATCGATCGTGAACGGCTTCGGCATCTGGGTGCTGACGCTGATCCCCTTCCTGCAGATCACGGTCACGCCGTTCGCGCCGGGAGGAGACCTGCAGCTCGTCCTCACCCTCGCCCTGCTCGGCGCGCTGTTCGGACTGGTGAACACCGTCATCGGCACGATCATCAAGATCGTCGCGTTCCCGCTGTTCATCCTCACGCTGGGGCTGATCTCGCTGCTGCTCAACGGCGTGCTGCTGCTGATCACCGCGTGGATCACGAGCTCGTGGGGCTGGGGGCTCGGCGTCGGCGACTTCTGGCCGGCCGTGCTGGCGGGGATCCTGCTGAGCATCATCAACTGGCTCTTCGGCATCATCCTCCGTCCTCAGACGAAGAAGAGCCGCTGA
- a CDS encoding low molecular weight protein-tyrosine-phosphatase: MPSSDAFRVVFVCTGNICRSPMAEVVLRHLATTAGLGDRIVSTSAGTGDWHVGERADRRTVEALQRRGYDGSLHRARQFSTSDFQANDLVVALDRTHERILRTWARTEDDRDKITLLLAFDPEATVRDVPDPYYDDDAAFDEVLGMIERSGRALFRQLEPALRPRS, encoded by the coding sequence ATGCCCTCCTCGGATGCGTTCCGCGTCGTCTTCGTCTGCACCGGCAACATCTGCCGCTCCCCCATGGCGGAGGTCGTGCTGCGCCACCTGGCGACGACGGCGGGCCTCGGCGACCGGATCGTGTCGACCAGCGCCGGTACCGGCGACTGGCACGTGGGCGAGCGGGCGGACCGGCGCACGGTCGAGGCGCTGCAGCGGCGCGGCTACGACGGCTCGCTGCACCGCGCGCGCCAGTTCAGCACGAGCGATTTCCAGGCCAACGACCTCGTCGTCGCGCTGGACCGCACCCACGAGCGCATCCTGCGCACGTGGGCCCGCACCGAGGACGATCGCGACAAGATCACCCTGCTGCTCGCGTTCGACCCGGAGGCTACCGTGCGAGACGTGCCCGATCCGTACTACGACGACGACGCGGCCTTCGACGAGGTGCTCGGTATGATCGAACGATCCGGTCGGGCGCTGTTCCGGCAGCTCGAGCCGGCCCTCCGTCCGCGATCCTGA
- a CDS encoding histidinol-phosphate transaminase, protein MTSEPTLPRIRPEIAALPPYKQGRPADAGGFKLSSNENPFDPLPGVVEALQAQTTLNRYPDATAGRLRAALGATYGVDADAVLVAAGSVSLLAAFLQAAASTGDEVVYAWRSFEAYPGLVLVAGATSVPVPNRPDGGHDLDAMAAAVTERTRCILLCTPNNPTGPVITSEEFAAFVARVPSDVLILLDEAYAEFVTDPAAVNGLGERVFEAHPNVVVLRTFSKAYGLAALRVGYAIGHPRVLDGARATMIPLSVTAQAEAAGVASLEHRAEMAERVAVIVDRRERLVAGLREAGWDVPDTQANFVWLPTADPAVAAAFDAAGLIVRPFPEGVRISVGEEESLERILEVARSLR, encoded by the coding sequence GTGACCAGCGAGCCCACCCTTCCCCGCATCCGGCCCGAGATCGCGGCGCTGCCGCCGTACAAGCAGGGCCGCCCGGCCGACGCGGGGGGCTTCAAGCTCTCGAGCAACGAGAACCCGTTCGATCCGCTGCCCGGCGTGGTGGAGGCGCTGCAGGCGCAGACGACCCTGAACCGGTACCCCGACGCGACCGCGGGGCGGCTGCGCGCGGCCCTCGGCGCGACCTACGGGGTGGACGCCGACGCCGTGCTCGTCGCGGCGGGCAGCGTCTCGCTGCTGGCGGCGTTCCTGCAGGCGGCCGCCTCGACGGGCGACGAGGTCGTGTACGCGTGGCGCTCGTTCGAGGCGTACCCCGGGCTGGTTCTCGTGGCCGGCGCCACGAGCGTGCCGGTCCCGAACCGGCCCGACGGCGGTCACGATCTCGACGCGATGGCGGCCGCGGTCACGGAGCGCACTCGCTGCATCCTGCTGTGCACCCCGAACAACCCGACGGGACCGGTGATCACGAGCGAGGAGTTCGCGGCGTTCGTGGCGCGCGTGCCGAGCGACGTGCTGATCCTCCTCGACGAGGCGTATGCCGAGTTCGTCACCGACCCCGCGGCGGTGAACGGTCTGGGCGAGCGGGTGTTCGAGGCGCACCCCAACGTTGTCGTGCTGCGCACCTTCTCCAAGGCCTATGGCCTGGCGGCACTTCGCGTGGGATACGCGATCGGCCACCCGCGCGTGCTCGACGGCGCCCGGGCCACGATGATCCCGCTGTCGGTCACGGCGCAGGCCGAGGCCGCCGGCGTGGCGAGCCTCGAGCACCGCGCCGAGATGGCCGAGCGGGTCGCGGTGATCGTCGACCGGCGCGAGCGGCTGGTGGCCGGCCTGCGCGAGGCCGGCTGGGACGTGCCCGACACGCAGGCGAACTTCGTGTGGCTGCCCACCGCCGACCCGGCCGTGGCCGCGGCCTTCGACGCCGCGGGCCTCATCGTGCGGCCGTTCCCCGAGGGCGTGCGCATCTCGGTGGGCGAGGAGGAGTCGCTCGAGCGCATCCTCGAGGTCGCCCGCTCGCTGCGCTGA
- a CDS encoding AMP-binding protein, producing the protein MGVTDIYRAARDHLLSLADDHAAAATAFRWPDLGDEFNWAVDWFDRIAEGNDTPALVIVEEDGSSLERSFAELSRDSDVLAAWLAEQGVRAGDPVMLMLGNQVEMWESMLALMKLGAVILPTTVAIGPADLADRVTRGDVRAVICNAADTGKFDELSGFARFSVGTAEGWTDLRAAAERPWAPLPHPRTKTTDPLLRYFTSGTTSKPKLVEHSQVSYPVGHLSTMYWIGVRPGDTHLNISSPGWGKHAWSSFFAPWIAEATIFVYNYARFDAAALLAELRRREVNTFCGPPTVWRMLIGADLGERPPALRELLSAGEPLNPEVISRVERAWGLTIRDGFGQTETTAQIGNTPGSPLKPGSMGRPLPGYPVVLLDTATGEPVAGVGEGELGLDLSQPVLPLMTGYWGDPDRTAAATRGGYYRTGDVAARDEDGYITYIGRTDDVFKASDYKISPFELESVLIAHPAVSEAAVVPAPDPVRLAVPKAYIALAPGHEASAEVAESILRHCRENLAPYLRVRRVEFFELPKTISGKIRRVELRAREEDPETDFSAEYREEHFPGLVRRR; encoded by the coding sequence ATGGGCGTCACCGACATCTACCGCGCCGCGCGCGACCACCTGCTCAGCCTGGCCGACGACCATGCCGCCGCCGCCACCGCCTTCCGCTGGCCCGACCTCGGTGACGAGTTCAACTGGGCCGTCGACTGGTTCGACCGCATCGCCGAGGGCAACGACACCCCCGCCCTCGTGATCGTGGAGGAGGACGGCTCCTCGCTCGAGAGGTCGTTCGCCGAGCTGTCGCGGGACTCCGACGTGCTCGCCGCCTGGCTTGCGGAGCAGGGCGTGCGCGCCGGCGACCCCGTGATGCTCATGCTCGGCAATCAGGTGGAGATGTGGGAGTCCATGCTCGCGCTGATGAAGCTCGGCGCCGTCATCCTGCCCACCACCGTCGCGATCGGTCCCGCCGACCTCGCCGACCGCGTGACGCGCGGCGACGTGCGCGCCGTCATCTGCAACGCCGCCGACACGGGCAAGTTCGACGAGCTGAGCGGATTCGCGCGCTTCAGCGTGGGCACCGCCGAGGGCTGGACCGATCTGCGCGCGGCCGCCGAGCGGCCCTGGGCGCCGCTGCCGCACCCGCGCACGAAGACGACCGATCCGCTGCTGCGCTACTTCACGTCGGGCACGACGTCGAAGCCCAAGCTCGTCGAGCACTCGCAGGTGTCGTACCCCGTCGGCCACCTGTCGACGATGTACTGGATCGGCGTGCGCCCCGGCGACACGCACCTGAACATCTCATCGCCCGGCTGGGGCAAGCACGCCTGGAGCAGCTTCTTCGCGCCCTGGATCGCCGAGGCGACGATCTTCGTCTACAACTACGCGCGCTTCGACGCCGCCGCGCTGCTCGCCGAGCTGCGCCGCCGCGAGGTGAACACGTTCTGCGGCCCGCCCACCGTGTGGCGCATGCTCATCGGCGCCGACCTCGGCGAGCGCCCGCCGGCGCTGCGCGAGCTGCTCTCGGCCGGTGAGCCGCTGAACCCCGAGGTGATCTCGCGCGTGGAGCGGGCGTGGGGGCTGACGATCCGCGACGGCTTCGGGCAGACCGAGACCACGGCGCAGATCGGCAACACCCCCGGATCGCCGCTCAAGCCCGGGTCGATGGGCCGACCCCTGCCGGGCTACCCCGTCGTGCTGCTCGACACCGCGACGGGCGAGCCCGTGGCGGGCGTCGGCGAGGGCGAGCTCGGCCTCGACCTGTCGCAGCCGGTGCTGCCGCTCATGACCGGCTACTGGGGCGACCCCGATCGCACGGCGGCGGCCACGCGCGGCGGCTACTACCGCACGGGCGACGTGGCGGCACGGGACGAGGACGGATACATCACCTACATCGGCCGCACCGACGACGTCTTCAAGGCCAGCGACTACAAGATCAGCCCGTTCGAGCTCGAGTCGGTGCTCATCGCGCATCCGGCGGTCTCCGAGGCGGCCGTCGTGCCGGCGCCGGACCCGGTGCGCCTCGCGGTGCCGAAGGCGTACATCGCCCTCGCGCCCGGACACGAGGCGAGCGCGGAGGTGGCGGAGAGCATCCTGCGGCACTGCCGCGAGAACCTCGCACCCTACCTGCGGGTGCGCCGCGTGGAGTTCTTCGAGCTGCCGAAGACGATCTCGGGCAAGATCCGCCGCGTCGAGCTGCGGGCGCGCGAGGAGGACCCCGAGACGGACTTCTCGGCCGAGTACCGCGAGGAGCACTTCCCCGGCCTGGTGCGCCGGCGCTGA
- the purB gene encoding adenylosuccinate lyase — MSDFPPQPLSPLDGRYRAAVAPLAEYLSEAGLNRARVEVEVEWIITLTDHSLFGSQPLPLETKQRLRALYLTFGQEAIDWLAEKEAVTRHDVKAVEYLVRDRLAELGLDAIAELTHFGCTSEDINSLAYALTVKRAVTLVWLPKLKDVAATLRGLALEHADAAMLSRTHGQPATPTTMGKELGVFVWRLERVIKRLEQNEYLGKFSGATGTWSAHLAAAPQVAWPNIAREFVERLGLTFNPVTTQIESHDWQVELYDAAKHAGGILHNLAQDIWTYISLGYFAQIPVAGATGSSTMPHKINPIRFENAEANLEIAGGLFTTLAQTLVTSRLQRDLTDSTTQRNIGVAFGHSLLALDNLQRGLGEISLSRDVLLADLDGNWEVLGEAIQTVVRAEVVAGRSQITDPYALLKELTRGRRVGAEDLAEFVRGLDIGDEAKERLLALTPATYTGLAEQVTRTYL, encoded by the coding sequence GTGAGCGACTTCCCGCCCCAGCCCCTGAGCCCGCTCGACGGCCGCTATCGCGCCGCCGTCGCCCCGCTCGCCGAGTACCTGTCCGAGGCGGGTCTGAACCGCGCCCGGGTCGAGGTGGAGGTCGAGTGGATCATCACGCTCACCGATCACTCGCTCTTCGGCAGCCAGCCGCTGCCGCTTGAGACCAAGCAGCGCCTGCGCGCGCTGTACCTGACCTTCGGGCAGGAGGCGATCGACTGGCTCGCCGAGAAGGAGGCCGTGACGCGCCACGACGTGAAGGCCGTCGAGTACCTCGTGCGCGATCGCCTCGCGGAGCTCGGCCTCGACGCGATCGCGGAGCTGACGCACTTCGGCTGCACGAGCGAGGACATCAACTCCCTCGCCTACGCGCTCACCGTCAAGCGCGCCGTCACGCTCGTGTGGCTGCCCAAGCTCAAGGACGTCGCGGCCACCCTGCGCGGCCTCGCCCTCGAGCACGCCGACGCCGCGATGCTCTCGCGCACGCACGGCCAGCCCGCCACCCCCACCACGATGGGCAAGGAGCTGGGCGTGTTCGTGTGGCGCCTCGAGCGCGTGATCAAGCGCCTCGAGCAGAACGAGTACCTCGGCAAGTTCTCCGGCGCGACCGGCACGTGGTCCGCCCACCTCGCCGCGGCGCCGCAGGTGGCGTGGCCGAACATCGCGCGCGAGTTCGTCGAGCGCCTGGGGCTGACGTTTAACCCCGTCACCACGCAGATCGAGTCGCACGACTGGCAGGTCGAGCTCTACGACGCCGCCAAGCACGCCGGCGGGATCCTGCACAACCTCGCGCAGGACATCTGGACCTACATCTCCCTCGGCTACTTCGCGCAGATCCCCGTCGCGGGGGCCACCGGATCGTCGACGATGCCGCACAAGATCAATCCGATCCGCTTCGAGAACGCCGAGGCGAACCTCGAGATCGCCGGCGGCCTGTTCACGACGCTCGCGCAGACGCTCGTCACCTCGCGGCTGCAGCGCGACCTCACCGACTCGACCACGCAGCGCAACATCGGCGTCGCCTTCGGCCACTCGCTCCTGGCGCTCGACAACCTGCAGCGCGGCCTCGGCGAGATCTCGCTCTCGCGCGACGTGCTGCTGGCCGACCTCGACGGCAACTGGGAGGTGCTCGGCGAGGCGATCCAGACGGTCGTGCGCGCGGAGGTCGTCGCCGGCCGCTCGCAGATCACCGATCCGTACGCGCTGCTCAAGGAGCTCACCCGCGGCCGCCGAGTCGGCGCCGAGGACCTCGCGGAGTTCGTGCGCGGGCT